In Acidobacteriota bacterium, a single window of DNA contains:
- the egtD gene encoding L-histidine N(alpha)-methyltransferase, with translation MPQAAMAQPISDFTCQFAEDVRAGLEKQGQKELPSKYFYDAIGSALFEVISLLPEYGLTRAGERILRRHAEEITARVPAPVVVAELGSGSGRKTRLILEALARRQPTLYHPIEISRTALSMCEREMNQLDSVSVLGFEAGYLDGLRQAAARREPGQHLLVLFLGSSIGNFDRKPGEQFLRNIREILTVDDALLLATDLEKPVEQLLRAYDDPLGVTAAFNLNLLARINRELDGDFDLTKFRHAARWNQQERRIEMHLRSTTRQRATIGRVGIALTIEKDETIWTESSHKYAAEEVVEMGRRIGFRCTEQWFDREWPYAESLLVPA, from the coding sequence ATGCCACAGGCCGCGATGGCCCAGCCCATTTCCGACTTCACCTGCCAGTTTGCCGAGGATGTGCGGGCAGGTCTGGAAAAACAGGGGCAGAAGGAACTGCCTTCCAAATATTTTTACGATGCCATCGGTTCCGCCTTATTTGAAGTCATCAGCCTGCTGCCCGAGTACGGCCTCACGAGGGCAGGGGAGCGTATCCTGCGGAGGCATGCGGAAGAGATCACGGCCCGAGTTCCTGCCCCGGTCGTAGTGGCGGAGTTAGGCAGTGGCAGCGGCAGGAAGACCCGCCTGATTCTGGAAGCCCTCGCGCGCCGCCAGCCTACTCTCTACCATCCCATTGAGATCTCCCGCACAGCTCTCTCAATGTGCGAGCGGGAAATGAATCAACTGGATTCGGTCAGCGTTCTGGGATTTGAAGCCGGTTATCTGGATGGACTCCGCCAGGCTGCCGCCCGGCGCGAACCCGGGCAGCACCTGCTGGTGCTTTTCCTGGGAAGCTCCATCGGCAATTTCGATCGCAAGCCGGGTGAGCAATTCCTCCGGAACATCCGCGAAATCCTCACAGTAGACGATGCTCTCCTGCTGGCTACTGACCTGGAAAAACCTGTTGAGCAGTTGCTCCGGGCGTACGATGACCCGCTCGGGGTCACCGCTGCCTTCAACCTCAATTTGCTGGCACGAATCAACCGGGAGCTTGATGGTGATTTTGACCTCACGAAGTTTCGCCACGCTGCCCGCTGGAATCAGCAGGAACGTCGCATTGAAATGCATCTCCGTTCCACGACCCGACAGAGGGCAACCATCGGCAGAGTTGGTATTGCCTTAACAATTGAAAAGGACGAAACGATCTGGACGGAAAGTTCGCACAAATACGCAGCTGAAGAAGTTGTCGAGATGGGCCGCCGAATAGGTTTCCGCTGTACCGAGCAGTGGTTTGACCGCGAGTGGCCATATGCCGAGAGCCTGCTCGTGCCCGCCTGA
- the sufB gene encoding Fe-S cluster assembly protein SufB: protein MGMPVNNIEELATQEYKYGFVTEIEQETVPRGLNEEVVRMISAKKNEPEWLLEWRLKAYRHWLTMTEPTWANIKHDPIDYQAIYYYAAPKAAANKPKNLDEVDPEIVRTYEKLGIPLREQEVLSGVAVDAVFDSVSVATTFKEKLGKLGIIFCSFSEAVQEHPELVRKWLGSVVPYTDNFFATLNSAVFSDGSFAYIPKGVRCPMELSTYFRINAKETGQFERTLIVAEEGAYVSYLEGCTAPMRDENQLHAAVVELVALDKATVKYSTVQNWYPGDKEGKGGIYNFVTKRGKCLGVNSKISWTQVETGSAITWKYPSCILQGDNSVGEFYSVAVTNNYQQADTGTKMIHLGKNTRSTIVSKGISAGHGQNSYRGMVKILKNATGARNYSQCDSLLMGDKCGAHTFPYLEVKNPTAQVEHEASTSKIGEDQIFYCRQRGLSTEDAIGMIVNGFCKEVFRELPMEFAVEAQKLLGISLEGSVG, encoded by the coding sequence ATGGGCATGCCTGTAAACAACATTGAAGAGCTGGCCACGCAAGAGTACAAGTATGGCTTTGTAACGGAGATCGAGCAGGAGACCGTTCCGCGTGGATTGAACGAGGAAGTGGTGCGCATGATTTCCGCCAAGAAGAATGAGCCGGAATGGCTCCTGGAGTGGCGCTTGAAGGCCTATCGGCACTGGCTGACCATGACAGAGCCGACGTGGGCCAACATTAAGCATGACCCCATCGACTACCAGGCGATCTACTACTATGCCGCTCCTAAGGCCGCGGCCAACAAGCCCAAGAACCTGGATGAAGTTGACCCTGAGATTGTCAGGACCTACGAAAAGCTGGGGATTCCGCTGCGAGAACAGGAAGTGCTTTCTGGCGTGGCGGTCGACGCGGTATTTGACAGCGTCTCGGTGGCAACAACTTTTAAGGAAAAACTGGGCAAACTGGGCATCATCTTCTGCTCGTTTTCGGAAGCCGTGCAGGAGCACCCCGAACTGGTACGCAAGTGGCTGGGTTCTGTGGTCCCCTACACCGACAACTTCTTTGCCACGCTTAACTCAGCGGTATTCAGCGACGGTTCATTCGCCTACATCCCGAAGGGCGTTCGCTGCCCGATGGAGCTCTCTACCTACTTTCGCATTAATGCCAAAGAGACCGGCCAGTTTGAGCGGACGTTGATTGTGGCCGAGGAGGGCGCTTACGTCAGCTACCTGGAAGGCTGTACGGCCCCGATGCGCGATGAAAATCAGTTGCACGCCGCAGTGGTGGAGCTGGTGGCGCTCGACAAAGCCACGGTCAAGTATTCCACCGTCCAGAACTGGTATCCAGGCGATAAGGAAGGCAAGGGCGGTATTTACAATTTTGTGACGAAGCGCGGCAAATGCCTGGGCGTAAATTCCAAGATTTCCTGGACCCAGGTTGAAACGGGATCGGCCATCACCTGGAAGTATCCCAGTTGCATCCTGCAGGGCGACAATTCAGTGGGCGAGTTTTATTCCGTCGCCGTCACCAACAACTATCAGCAGGCCGACACCGGGACCAAGATGATCCATCTGGGCAAAAACACCCGTAGCACCATCGTTTCCAAGGGCATCAGCGCCGGGCACGGCCAGAACAGCTATCGCGGTATGGTCAAGATTCTGAAGAATGCAACGGGGGCGCGCAACTACTCGCAATGCGACTCGTTGCTGATGGGAGACAAGTGCGGAGCGCACACGTTCCCTTATCTGGAAGTGAAGAACCCGACGGCGCAGGTCGAGCATGAGGCCTCGACATCCAAGATCGGTGAAGACCAAATCTTTTATTGCCGCCAGCGCGGCCTTTCGACAGAGGACGCCATCGGCATGATCGTCAACGGCTTCTGCAAAGAAGTCTTTCGCGAACTGCCCATGGAATTCGCCGTTGAAGCCCAGAAACTGCTCGGCATCAGCCTTGAAGGCAGCGTTGGTTAG
- a CDS encoding TonB-dependent receptor, with the protein MNKNIKWAVLNYVATLVGLVAFSGLLAARPSPRPQSANQRYQVEGVVKDPSGAVLMGAQVTLRAADYEATQTTGPDGHFIFFQVPSSRGTVSVSATGFAPFEAQWKAGTDETVILKATLHPAAAVEQITVTATRMQTPLNQATPDVRVLTQREVAATPALTLDSVLQQVPGFTLFRRTGSRVANPTAQGVSLRGVGASGASRALVLEDGIPLNDPFGGWVYWDRVPREAVGRLEVVRGGVSDLYGSPAMGGVINILTRKATTSEFSLDTSYGNENTPDGSFWSTIRHGPWAMDFDGEAFNTDGYVLVNQQDRGAVDTPANSEHEVGDATLERKLGENGRVFATATYFREIRANGTPLTYNRTHTRQLAVGADWVSERAGAFSFRGYGGPEVFDQTFSSVVGDRSSETLIRSQRVPAQQTGIGIQWYRPVGTKQTLAAGFDGREVRGASNELGFTAGRMTSAVGAGGRQRTTGVYGEDVIRLTARWQVTAALRFDHWRNYDALSTSKSLTSARPATVTNFPERTESAISPRLGMLYRLTGNISLVGSAYRAFRAPTLNELYRGFRVGNVVTNANSNLKAERLTGAEAGAQFDAFRRKLTGRGTFFWSDLTDPIANVTLNVTPRLITRQRQNLGRTRSRGVDLDATLHVTPTFELSSGYEFVYATIQSFAANPSLVGLKIPQVPSQVFTFQTLYSNPTASSQWKRVTLGLQGRYVGNQFDDDQNLLPLGNFFTLDASLSRRIWRDTEAYVAVENIFDERYAVQRTPVPQLGYPVLFRVGFRMSFGNR; encoded by the coding sequence ATGAATAAGAATATCAAGTGGGCTGTCCTAAATTATGTTGCCACGCTGGTTGGATTGGTTGCATTCAGCGGTCTGCTTGCCGCAAGGCCGTCTCCCCGCCCTCAATCCGCGAACCAGCGCTACCAGGTGGAAGGTGTCGTTAAGGACCCGAGCGGCGCGGTCCTCATGGGAGCACAGGTTACTCTGCGCGCAGCCGATTACGAGGCAACACAAACGACGGGGCCCGATGGCCATTTCATTTTTTTCCAGGTTCCCTCGTCCCGCGGGACCGTCAGTGTGAGCGCAACGGGATTTGCCCCGTTTGAAGCTCAGTGGAAGGCGGGGACGGATGAAACTGTAATACTCAAGGCGACGCTCCATCCCGCGGCGGCAGTGGAACAGATTACCGTGACAGCAACAAGGATGCAGACTCCCTTAAACCAGGCCACCCCCGACGTTCGTGTCCTGACGCAACGCGAGGTCGCGGCTACGCCAGCTCTTACGCTTGACAGTGTACTGCAGCAGGTTCCGGGCTTCACGCTCTTCCGACGCACAGGTAGCCGCGTAGCCAATCCAACGGCGCAAGGCGTGTCGTTGCGCGGCGTGGGGGCAAGCGGCGCCAGCCGGGCTTTGGTCCTCGAGGACGGTATCCCGCTGAACGATCCTTTTGGCGGCTGGGTCTACTGGGACCGCGTCCCACGCGAGGCTGTGGGCCGGCTGGAAGTCGTGCGGGGTGGCGTCTCAGACCTTTATGGCTCGCCGGCGATGGGGGGCGTTATCAATATTCTGACGCGCAAGGCAACCACTTCCGAGTTTTCGCTCGATACTTCGTACGGAAACGAGAACACGCCCGACGGGTCATTCTGGTCGACCATTCGCCACGGCCCCTGGGCCATGGATTTCGACGGCGAGGCATTCAACACCGACGGCTACGTTCTCGTCAATCAGCAGGACCGTGGCGCGGTTGACACTCCGGCCAACTCCGAACATGAAGTTGGCGACGCCACGCTTGAAAGAAAGCTTGGCGAAAACGGAAGAGTGTTTGCCACCGCCACTTATTTCCGCGAGATACGGGCTAACGGGACGCCGCTTACCTACAACCGCACCCACACGCGACAGTTGGCCGTTGGCGCAGACTGGGTTTCGGAGCGCGCCGGGGCATTCAGTTTCCGCGGCTACGGCGGGCCGGAGGTGTTTGATCAGACCTTCTCGTCCGTCGTTGGCGACCGTAGCAGCGAGACGCTGATCCGGTCCCAGCGCGTTCCCGCACAGCAGACGGGCATCGGCATCCAGTGGTACCGGCCGGTAGGGACGAAACAAACCCTGGCGGCCGGCTTTGACGGGCGGGAAGTCCGGGGAGCAAGCAATGAACTGGGGTTTACCGCCGGGCGAATGACGTCAGCAGTCGGCGCCGGCGGACGCCAGCGAACGACCGGAGTTTACGGGGAAGACGTAATCCGGTTGACGGCGCGCTGGCAGGTGACCGCCGCCCTCCGCTTCGACCACTGGCGCAATTACGATGCGCTCTCGACAAGCAAATCGCTCACCTCAGCCAGGCCCGCGACGGTTACAAATTTCCCGGAACGCACCGAGTCTGCTATCAGCCCGCGACTTGGAATGCTTTACCGCCTGACAGGCAATATTTCACTGGTCGGCTCTGCATATCGGGCTTTTCGAGCGCCAACGCTGAATGAACTCTATCGCGGTTTTCGCGTAGGCAACGTTGTGACCAACGCTAATTCTAACCTGAAGGCCGAACGGCTGACTGGAGCGGAAGCTGGAGCGCAATTTGACGCTTTTCGCCGCAAGCTGACAGGCCGCGGCACGTTTTTCTGGAGCGATCTGACCGATCCGATTGCAAACGTCACGTTGAACGTCACCCCCAGACTTATCACTCGCCAGAGGCAGAACCTGGGCCGCACACGCTCGCGAGGCGTTGACCTGGACGCAACCCTGCACGTGACCCCCACCTTTGAGCTCAGCAGCGGGTACGAATTTGTATATGCCACAATCCAGAGTTTCGCGGCCAACCCGTCATTGGTGGGTCTTAAAATTCCGCAGGTCCCGAGTCAAGTGTTCACCTTCCAGACCCTCTATTCGAACCCAACGGCGTCGAGCCAGTGGAAGCGCGTGACGCTGGGGCTGCAAGGACGATATGTGGGGAACCAGTTCGATGACGATCAGAACCTGCTCCCGCTGGGCAATTTCTTCACACTGGATGCCTCGCTCTCTCGCCGTATTTGGCGCGATACGGAAGCCTACGTGGCCGTCGAGAACATCTTTGATGAGCGTTATGCTGTCCAGCGCACCCCGGTCCCGCAGCTTGGTTACCCCGTGCTATTTCGCGTCGGCTTCAGGATGAGCTTCGGGAATCGGTAG
- a CDS encoding DUF59 domain-containing protein gives MGADALKEKVVDAVSTCYDPEIPVNIYELGLIYDISVNPASEVTVKMTLTSPACPAAQSLPGEVEDAIRLMAKPKDVKVEVVWDPPWTPDMMTEAAKLQLGMM, from the coding sequence ATGGGAGCGGATGCGCTGAAAGAAAAGGTTGTAGACGCAGTCAGCACCTGCTACGACCCGGAGATCCCTGTCAACATCTACGAATTGGGATTGATCTATGACATCAGCGTCAACCCCGCCTCAGAAGTCACGGTGAAGATGACGCTGACCAGCCCGGCATGCCCCGCTGCCCAGTCCTTGCCCGGCGAAGTAGAAGACGCGATTCGCTTAATGGCCAAACCTAAAGATGTGAAAGTGGAAGTCGTGTGGGACCCTCCGTGGACCCCGGACATGATGACGGAGGCAGCCAAGCTGCAGCTTGGCATGATGTAG
- the sufC gene encoding Fe-S cluster assembly ATPase SufC, protein MLLEIKNLHASVGGSEILKGINLEVGLGEVHAIMGPNGSGKSTLAQVLAGRDLYKVTDGEVHYGGKDLLDMDPETRAREGIFLAFQYPVEIPGVNNTYFLRAALNAGRKYRGEEELDAMDFLTFIKGKIKLLEMDDTLLNRPVNEGFSGGEKKRNEIFQMAVLQPKLAIMDETDSGLDIDALKIVANGVNSLRSQERSIIVVTHYQRLLNYIVPDFVHVLSNGRIVKSGGKELALELEERGYSWLDETVSASERA, encoded by the coding sequence ATGTTACTTGAGATCAAGAATCTGCACGCCAGCGTGGGCGGCAGTGAAATTCTTAAGGGGATCAACCTGGAAGTCGGCCTGGGTGAAGTGCATGCCATCATGGGTCCGAACGGGTCTGGGAAATCAACACTGGCCCAGGTGTTGGCCGGCCGTGATTTGTATAAGGTGACTGATGGCGAAGTGCATTACGGCGGCAAGGACCTGCTGGACATGGACCCTGAGACGCGCGCGAGGGAGGGCATTTTTCTGGCTTTTCAGTATCCGGTGGAAATTCCTGGCGTAAACAATACCTATTTTCTGCGGGCTGCGCTGAATGCCGGGCGCAAATACCGCGGCGAGGAAGAACTGGATGCCATGGACTTCCTCACCTTCATCAAGGGAAAGATCAAGCTGCTGGAGATGGACGACACACTGCTGAACCGCCCGGTGAACGAAGGTTTTTCCGGCGGTGAGAAGAAGCGGAACGAAATTTTCCAGATGGCGGTGCTGCAGCCGAAGCTGGCCATCATGGACGAGACGGATTCCGGGCTGGACATTGACGCGCTGAAAATTGTGGCGAATGGAGTGAACTCCTTACGCAGCCAGGAGCGCTCCATCATTGTGGTGACCCACTACCAAAGGCTGCTGAATTACATCGTTCCGGATTTCGTGCACGTGCTCTCCAACGGGCGGATTGTGAAGTCCGGCGGCAAAGAGCTGGCACTGGAACTGGAAGAAAGAGGATATAGCTGGCTGGATGAGACAGTCTCGGCGAGCGAGAGAGCGTAA
- a CDS encoding cysteine desulfurase, translating into MATTHHHVTESTDRKSTVTFDVERVRKDFPVLNQKVHGKPLVYLDNAATSQKPLVVIKAEEHFYRHDCSNIHRGVHELSERATRSYEDARVKIQRFLNARESKEIIFVRGATEAINLVASSFGRKNVNAGDEILITAMEHHSNIVPWQILCEEKGAKLRVAPINDRGELLFDQFEKLLGPKTRLVAAVHVSNVLGTVNPVREMIEAAHRKGIPVLLDGAQAAPHVAVDVQELECDFYTFSGHKLYGPTGVGVLYGRADLLDAMPPYQGGGDMISSVTFEKTIYNSLPYKFEAGTPNIAAGIALGAAIDYLKSIGMESITAYEDELLAYATEAFSRIPRLKIIGTADKKTGVISFVMEGMHPHDVGTILDQEGIAVRTGHHCAQPLMERFRIPATTRASLAFYNTRKEIDALIAGISKVKELLD; encoded by the coding sequence ATGGCAACCACTCATCATCACGTCACCGAAAGCACCGATCGGAAATCCACCGTGACCTTCGACGTCGAGCGGGTGCGGAAGGATTTCCCCGTCCTCAACCAGAAGGTCCACGGAAAGCCGCTGGTCTATCTCGATAACGCCGCCACCAGCCAGAAGCCGCTGGTAGTAATAAAGGCAGAAGAGCACTTTTACCGCCATGATTGCTCCAACATTCATCGCGGGGTCCACGAGCTCAGTGAGCGCGCCACCAGATCCTACGAAGACGCCCGCGTGAAGATTCAGCGTTTCCTGAACGCACGCGAGAGCAAAGAGATCATTTTTGTTCGCGGCGCCACGGAAGCCATCAACCTGGTGGCCAGCAGCTTTGGGCGGAAGAATGTGAACGCCGGCGACGAAATCCTGATTACCGCCATGGAGCACCACTCGAACATTGTTCCATGGCAGATTCTTTGTGAGGAGAAGGGTGCGAAGTTGCGCGTGGCGCCCATCAACGATCGCGGCGAACTTCTATTTGACCAGTTTGAAAAGCTGCTGGGGCCTAAGACGCGCCTCGTGGCCGCGGTGCACGTTTCAAACGTACTGGGCACCGTCAACCCCGTCCGGGAAATGATCGAGGCCGCCCACCGCAAAGGCATCCCGGTGCTGCTCGACGGCGCTCAGGCTGCTCCGCACGTTGCAGTAGACGTTCAGGAGCTCGAATGCGATTTTTACACCTTCTCGGGACACAAGCTTTACGGCCCCACGGGTGTCGGTGTGCTTTACGGCAGGGCCGACCTGCTGGATGCCATGCCCCCTTACCAGGGCGGCGGCGACATGATCAGTTCCGTGACTTTCGAAAAGACGATTTACAATTCCCTGCCCTACAAATTTGAGGCCGGGACTCCGAACATCGCTGCTGGCATCGCACTTGGTGCGGCTATCGACTATCTGAAAAGCATCGGGATGGAAAGCATCACGGCCTATGAAGACGAGTTACTGGCTTACGCGACGGAGGCATTCAGCCGTATTCCAAGGCTGAAAATCATCGGCACAGCGGACAAAAAAACCGGCGTGATTTCATTTGTAATGGAAGGAATGCATCCGCACGACGTTGGGACCATTCTGGACCAGGAAGGCATCGCAGTGCGCACGGGCCACCACTGCGCGCAGCCGCTGATGGAACGCTTCAGGATTCCTGCCACGACCCGCGCCTCGCTCGCGTTTTATAATACAAGGAAAGAGATTGATGCGCTGATTGCAGGAATTTCAAAGGTTAAGGAGCTGCTGGATTAA
- the sufD gene encoding Fe-S cluster assembly protein SufD, with protein MAIALKESEELYLKDFRELEERQSSTAPVWLKNLRSECMQAFAEMGFPTTRLEDWKYCNVAPIAGIRFQRPTCELSDGIRKKVNEASHAGTDCARLVFLNGHYLEELSSVRNLPKGATVTSLRNALKHEDAVAAHMSRYAAFNTHPFVALNTAFVQDGAFIEVPKGVALKQPVEILYFSMGGEAPWVAHPRNLVIAAQGSQLVLVETYVGLDNGVYFNNAVTEIVAEDNAHVDYTKLQKESEEAFHVATVAAYAARSAAVATNSIQFGARLGREELTAVLDGNGAEAYLYGLYVTDGQQLIDNHTTIDHAQPHCSSREFYKGILDGKSTAVFNGKIMVRKDAQKTDSKQSDKNLLLSESASINTKPQLEIFADDVKCTHGATIGQIDPESIFYLRSRGIGLEEARSLLVEAFAAEIIGHVKVEPLRERLKAALLAKLKG; from the coding sequence ATGGCGATTGCACTGAAAGAAAGCGAAGAGCTTTACCTGAAAGATTTTCGGGAATTGGAGGAGCGGCAGTCCTCGACGGCCCCTGTGTGGCTGAAAAATCTGCGCAGCGAATGCATGCAGGCTTTTGCCGAAATGGGTTTCCCGACAACGCGGCTTGAAGACTGGAAATACTGCAACGTTGCACCTATCGCGGGGATTCGCTTCCAGCGGCCCACTTGCGAATTGAGTGACGGCATCCGGAAGAAGGTCAATGAGGCCTCCCACGCCGGCACGGACTGCGCGCGACTGGTTTTCCTGAATGGACATTACCTGGAGGAGCTTTCCTCCGTCAGAAACCTTCCGAAAGGCGCCACAGTCACAAGCCTGCGGAATGCGCTGAAACATGAAGATGCCGTTGCGGCGCACATGAGCCGCTACGCCGCATTTAATACGCACCCGTTTGTGGCGCTCAACACGGCTTTTGTTCAGGACGGCGCGTTCATCGAGGTCCCCAAAGGAGTTGCGCTGAAACAGCCGGTTGAGATCCTCTATTTCTCAATGGGCGGCGAGGCGCCCTGGGTGGCGCATCCGCGTAACCTGGTGATCGCGGCCCAGGGCAGCCAGTTGGTGCTTGTGGAAACCTACGTGGGACTCGACAACGGCGTCTATTTCAACAACGCGGTCACTGAAATCGTCGCAGAGGATAACGCCCATGTTGATTACACCAAGCTCCAGAAAGAAAGCGAAGAGGCCTTCCACGTAGCCACTGTAGCGGCTTATGCAGCGCGCAGCGCGGCAGTGGCTACTAATTCCATCCAGTTTGGTGCGCGTCTGGGCCGCGAGGAACTGACTGCGGTCCTTGATGGAAATGGGGCGGAGGCATATCTCTATGGCTTATACGTAACCGACGGCCAGCAACTGATTGACAACCATACAACCATCGACCACGCCCAGCCGCACTGCTCCAGCCGCGAGTTTTACAAAGGCATTCTGGACGGAAAATCGACTGCGGTCTTCAACGGCAAAATTATGGTGCGGAAAGACGCGCAAAAGACAGACTCGAAGCAAAGCGACAAGAATCTGTTGCTGTCAGAATCCGCCAGCATCAACACCAAGCCGCAGCTTGAAATCTTTGCCGACGACGTGAAATGCACGCACGGTGCGACCATTGGCCAGATCGATCCTGAATCGATATTTTATCTTCGTTCGCGTGGCATTGGGCTGGAAGAAGCCCGCAGCCTGCTGGTTGAAGCGTTTGCCGCCGAAATTATCGGCCACGTGAAAGTCGAGCCACTTCGGGAACGGCTCAAGGCGGCGCTGCTGGCCAAGTTGAAAGGCTGA
- a CDS encoding Rrf2 family transcriptional regulator, with the protein MKLTSQEEYGLRCLLRLAREGESLTIPKISQKEGISNFYVAKLMRILRRGGLVKSSRGQAGGYELARPPDNIVVGEALAILGGRLYDPTFCQEHSGSEISCANSVDCSVRSLWRAVQLVIDQVLSKTTLKDLLSNEQEMTSWTGHLVKVTSAPIGPAPMPISIDK; encoded by the coding sequence ATGAAACTGACATCCCAGGAAGAATATGGATTGCGGTGCCTGTTGAGGCTGGCGAGGGAAGGCGAGAGCCTGACGATTCCCAAGATCAGCCAAAAGGAAGGCATCTCCAATTTTTACGTCGCCAAGCTGATGCGCATCCTGCGGCGCGGCGGCCTGGTGAAAAGCTCCCGTGGACAGGCCGGAGGCTACGAATTGGCGCGCCCTCCAGACAACATCGTAGTGGGAGAGGCGCTGGCAATTCTGGGCGGCAGGCTTTACGACCCAACATTCTGCCAGGAACATTCCGGGAGCGAGATTTCCTGCGCGAATTCTGTGGACTGCTCCGTGCGCTCGCTGTGGCGGGCCGTACAGTTGGTGATTGACCAGGTCCTGAGCAAGACCACGCTGAAGGACTTGCTCTCCAACGAGCAGGAGATGACATCCTGGACCGGACACCTGGTCAAAGTAACTTCCGCTCCGATCGGTCCGGCCCCGATGCCCATCTCGATTGACAAATAG
- a CDS encoding SUF system NifU family Fe-S cluster assembly protein — protein MPDLRGLYQEVILDHSKKPRNYRVLEGAGHQAEGYNPLCGDRITIYVKIENGRINDLSFQGSGCAISTSSASLLTETLKGKTLDEADALFEKFHALVTGEANGDQTGDASLGKLTVFSGVAEFPVRVKCATLAWHTLRSALKGEKSTVTTE, from the coding sequence ATGCCGGATCTGCGCGGACTATACCAGGAGGTAATCCTCGACCACAGCAAGAAGCCGCGGAACTATCGCGTCCTGGAGGGAGCCGGTCATCAGGCGGAAGGTTACAATCCGCTGTGCGGCGACCGGATCACAATATACGTAAAGATCGAAAACGGCAGGATTAACGACCTCAGCTTCCAGGGCTCGGGGTGCGCGATTTCCACATCATCCGCCTCGTTGCTGACTGAAACTCTAAAGGGTAAAACGCTCGATGAGGCTGATGCGTTGTTTGAAAAGTTCCATGCTCTTGTAACCGGTGAAGCAAATGGCGACCAGACGGGAGATGCGTCATTGGGCAAGTTGACGGTCTTTTCGGGTGTGGCGGAATTTCCGGTGCGAGTGAAATGCGCGACGCTCGCCTGGCACACGCTGCGGTCGGCATTGAAAGGCGAAAAAAGTACTGTAACCACTGAATAG
- a CDS encoding aminomethyl transferase family protein, whose protein sequence is MNADLMRSPLADYHASQGATLAEYHGVIVPSRFTSPFQEHLAVRAAAGIFDFSFRAKFALTGRDAAKFLHRIVSNDIKSVSVGGGTYAALLNPQGKILADLRVYAAQDRLLVDTDADLRFKATETLRRYIIGDQVQVEPLDTCALAFEGPNAPGLLEKTLHEDLPAMKEFDHFATNFAGFPVRVVRMSNTGEEGYELWAAPKAMMGLWGAACGQAPSYGMLPCGTEALESLRIEAGIPRYGSELGEDTLPLEANLMNALSFNKGCYIGQEIVERTRSRGHVNWKLAGVIVESAQPPAPGEKLTIDGNEIGEVTSACVSPTLQKTIALAYLRREHLEPGTQLRTASGRAAEVTTLPFYHAAASVPGKITTNPS, encoded by the coding sequence ATGAATGCAGATCTGATGCGGAGCCCTCTGGCTGACTACCATGCCTCCCAGGGCGCAACACTCGCGGAGTATCATGGCGTTATTGTTCCTTCCCGGTTTACCAGTCCCTTTCAAGAGCATCTGGCTGTGCGCGCAGCCGCGGGCATTTTTGATTTCTCCTTCCGGGCAAAGTTTGCGCTGACGGGACGTGATGCCGCAAAGTTCCTGCACCGCATTGTCTCAAACGATATCAAAAGTGTTTCCGTCGGCGGAGGCACTTATGCGGCCTTGTTGAATCCCCAGGGCAAGATTCTGGCCGATCTTCGAGTTTACGCCGCCCAGGACCGCCTGCTGGTGGATACGGACGCCGACCTGCGCTTTAAAGCCACGGAAACCTTGCGTCGATACATCATCGGAGACCAGGTCCAGGTCGAGCCGCTGGATACCTGTGCGCTGGCCTTTGAGGGACCGAACGCCCCAGGGCTGTTAGAGAAAACGTTGCACGAGGATCTCCCGGCAATGAAAGAATTCGATCATTTTGCAACCAACTTCGCAGGATTTCCGGTCCGGGTGGTCCGCATGAGCAACACGGGTGAGGAAGGCTATGAATTGTGGGCGGCGCCCAAAGCAATGATGGGTTTGTGGGGTGCGGCCTGCGGGCAGGCGCCGAGTTACGGCATGCTGCCATGCGGAACCGAAGCGCTGGAATCACTGCGGATCGAGGCCGGGATTCCACGTTATGGTTCGGAGCTCGGAGAGGACACACTGCCGCTTGAAGCAAATTTGATGAATGCTCTCAGCTTCAACAAGGGCTGCTACATCGGGCAGGAAATTGTGGAACGCACCAGAAGCCGCGGCCACGTCAACTGGAAGCTGGCGGGGGTGATTGTTGAAAGCGCCCAGCCTCCCGCTCCCGGCGAAAAACTGACTATTGACGGGAATGAGATCGGCGAGGTCACCAGCGCATGTGTCTCGCCTACCCTGCAAAAAACCATCGCCCTTGCCTACCTTCGCAGAGAGCATCTGGAGCCGGGCACGCAGCTTCGGACAGCTTCCGGTCGAGCAGCGGAAGTGACAACCCTGCCCTTCTATCACGCCGCAGCTTCAGTCCCCGGGAAGATAACCACTAATCCCTCCTAA